Within Actinoplanes sp. L3-i22, the genomic segment GGGCGACCACCCGTTCACCTATTGGGATTACCGGGCGGGCATGTTCCACCAGAACAAGGGCATGCGCATCGATCACGTCTACACCAGCGCGGACCTGGCCGCCGCGGTGACGGATGCCGTGGTGGATCGCGAGGCGCGCAAGGGCAAGGGCCCGTCCGACCACGCGCCGGTGATCGTCGATCTGAAGCGCTGACCGGGTTCCGCGGGCCCGCGTACCGCCCGGTTCGCCGGACGACCCCGTAGGCTGAGGGACGTTCTGCACGACTCGGCGGGGAGACGGGAGGGACGATGACTTCGCGGACACCGCGGGTGACGACGGTCCCGGTGGCCACGCCGCTGCTGCTGCGGGCCACGTTCGACGCGGCGACCGAGGCGGTGCTGCTCTGCTCGGCCGCCGACGACACCATCCTGCTGGCCAATCCGGCGGCCTGTGCGCTCGTGCCCGGCCTGCGGCCCGGCGATCCGCTGACCGCGGCGCCGCTGCCCGAGCTGGCCGCCGCCGTGACCGAGGGCGCCGATTCCTTCCGGTCCGAGCACCACCGCCGCTTTCTGTACGGGCACCGCCGCGACCTGGACAACGCCCACTACGCCTGGTTCCTCCGCGACCACACCGACGAACGGGACCGGACCGCCGCCCTGGAGGCCGAGCGGTCCCGGGCCGCGTTCCTGGCCGACGCCGGCCGCCGGCTCTCCGCCTCGCTGAACCCGCGCCGGGTCCGCCGCACCACGGTCGAGCTCGCCGTCGAGCACCTGGCCGACGCGGCCGTGGTGATCCTCCCGCCGGACCGGCGCCGGAACTGCGCCTGGAGCAGTGCGCCCGGCCACCCGGTCGAGGAGGGCCTGTTCGGCGAGGAGACGCTCGGCGACGTGCCCGGCCTGCGCGAGGTGATCGACGGCTTCCCGCCGATCCCGAGCCGCTGGCTGGACGCGTCGCAGGTGCCCGGCTGGCTGTTCCCGGCCGACCTCGGCCCGATCGGCGCGCTGCTGGTCACGCCGCTGCCGGGCAACGCCGAGCCGGCCGGCGCGCTGATCCTGGCCCGGACCGGCGCCGACGCCGTCTTCAGCCCGGCGGACGAGGCGCTCGCCCGGGTGTTCGCCGCCCGGGCCGGCGCGGCCCTCTCCGCCGCCGCGCTCTACCAGGAGCAGGTCGAGACCGCCGCGGTGCTGCAGGCCGACCTGCTGCCGCCGGCGCTGCCCCCGACCGAGGGCTTCGAGCTGGCCGGGACGTACCAGGCGGCCCGCGAGACGATGCTGATCGGCGGCGACTTCTACGAGGTCTTCGGCCCGACCGCGACCAGCGAGGACACCGTGATCGCGCTCGGCGACGTGTGCGGCACCGGGCCGGAGGCGGCCGTCCTGACCGGCAAGGTCCGCCAGACGCTGCGCGCGCTGCGCCTGGTCGGCGCCGATCCGGAGACCATGCTGCGGGTGCTCAACCAGGCGCTGACCGAGTCCGCCCGGCGCCAGCGGTTCGTCACCCTGGTGGTCGGCGCGGTCACCCGGGCCGACCACGGCCGGGTCCGGCTCGAGCTGGCCGCCGGCGGCCACCCGCCGCCCCTGGTGCTGCGCACCGACGGGACCGTCGAGGAGGTGCCGACCAGCGGGACGCTGATCGGCGTCATGCCGCACACGTCGATCCACCCGGCCACCGCCGAGCTCGCCCCCGGCGAGTTGTGCCTGCTCTACAGCGACGGGCTGACCGAGGCCCGGGGTGGCCCGACCGGTGTCGAGCAGTTCGGTGAGGCCCGGCTGCACCGCGCGCTCGCCGACTGCGCGGGCCTGCCCGGCGCGGTCACCCTGGAGCGCCTGCGCCAGCTCGTCTCCGACTGGGTGCACGGCGGCACCACCGACGACATCGCGATGCTGGCGGTCCGCGCGCACCCCCGGCCGCCGCTGAGCCTGCGCGGCGGCGGCGCGAACCAGTCGCCGTACCTGACCGCCGCCCGGCACGGTGACCGGCGGGTGCGCCCACGCGCATGATGGGTACTACACACACATGACCACGTCGGCCGCCTCCCGCGCCCTGTCCGACCCCGATCTCTCGGCGGAGTACCTCCACCTGATCGGGGACGGTGACGAGCACGCCGCCACCGAGCTGGCCGTGACGCTGCTCGAGGACGGTGTCCCCGCGCAACGGATCATGGTCGACCTGATCGGCGGCACGCAGGGCCGGGTCGGTGAGCTGTGGGCGGCCAACGAGTGGTCGGTGGCCCGCGAGCACGCCGCCACCGCGGTCAGCGAGCGGGTGCTGGCCGCGGTCGCCGCCCGCGTCCCGGTCCGCCCGCACCGCGGCCGGGTCGCCCTGGCCTGCGTGGACGGCGAGTGGCACGGCCTGCCGGCGCGGATCCTGGGCGAGCTGTTCCGGATCGACGGGTGGCGGGTCGACTTCCTCGGCGCCAGCGTGCCCGGGCCGCACCTGATCACCCACCTGCACCAGACCGGGCCGGACGCGGTCGCGCTGAGCTGCATGATCCCGACCCGGCTGCCGCGGGCGCACGCCGCGATCACGGCCTGCCGGGCAGCCGGCGTCCCGGTGATCGCCGGCGGCCGCGGGTTCGGGCCGGGCGGCCGCTGGGCGGAACGTCTCGGCGCCGACGCCTGGGCCGGCACCGCCGAGGAGGCGATCACCCGCCTGGCGACCGACTGGCCGCCGGCCCCGGCCCCGGAGTTCCCGGCGGACTTCCTGGGCGACGAGGAGTACACGCACCTGGTGCGCTCCCGCCCGCAGCTGATCGAGACCGCGATGCGGCGGCTGGCCGAGGCGTACCCACCGGTCGACGAGTACGACGAGCAGCAGCTCGAGGCGACGATGGAGGACTTCGGCCACATCGCGGACTTCCTGGCCGCGTCGCTCTACATCGACGAGCCGCAGATCTTCCTGGACTTCACCGCCTGGACCGCCGCGGTGCTGGCCGCCCGCGACGTCCCGGCCGCGGCCCTGCGCGCCGGCCTGCACCTGATCCGCGGCCAGCTGATCGACTTCCCCAAGGCCACCGCCACCCTCGACCAGGCCCTGGCGGGCGTCAAACCATAAGACCGAAAACCCGATTGCGACGTACGGCCGGAGCCCCGCCCACCCCGGCCCGGAAGCGCCGAACGGCGGCCACCCCGGCTGGATGGCCGCCGTCCGTGCCGGTCGGATCGCTCAGCTGCGACGGAACGCGTAGCTCCGCCCACCGCCCGCGGACGCCGCCCGGCCCGCACGGGCCCGGTCGGACCGGGCGCGGGCGGCCTGCCGGCTGTCCTGGGCGCCGTGGTGCGCGGCCGCCGCGGTGTCGTCGTCCGGCTGCTCGTGCCCGCCTGCGCGGCGGGCCGGACCGGACAGGGCCGCGGCGATGTCCTTGCGGGCCAGGTCGTCGAGGTTCGGGTGAATCTTGAAGGGTTCTACAGGCATGCCGGTACCTCCGATGAAGCCGGTTCGGATGGGGAGCCGGTGATCGGTGCTGCACACAGGAGAAGGCCGCGAAGCAAGCCGGAAAGGCCGTGCTGGACCCGTCGCCGCGGCTCGGCCGGTGGACCGATGACCAGCGCGAAGGAGCGATCCACGAAAGCGCCCCGCGGGGACCGGTGCGGTCCGGCGGCGGGGGGTCGGGGATGCCCGGGTACGGATCACAGCATGGGCCGAACCTATGACCCGGAGCCGGGGGCGCGCCACCGATTTATTCGCGGGCTGACGGCCGTACCGTCGCAATCGTGGCGGACCGGAAGAGGGCCGCCGCCGGGCCGGAACAGCGCACCGTGCCCAGGGAATGACGGCGCGGGCCGGCCGTGATCGGCCGGCCCGCGAAGAAAGCGGAGAGCGAACCGGTCAGCCGAGCTGGATGTACACGTCGTCGAGCTGGCCGTGGTACATGTCGCTGGAGGCGCCGAAGTTCGGGCCGCCGATGCGCAGCGGCATGGTGTTGTCCACCGAGAGGGTGGCCGGGATGGTCGCCTTCTTGCCGGCGACGCCGTCGACCGAGATGCCCAGGGCGGTGGCCGAGCGCTCGCAGACGATCTTGTGCCAGGCGCCGTCGGCGATCGGCTTGGCGGACGTCGCGGTGAAGGTCTCCGCGGTGCCCTTGCCGGTCATCGCGCACTGCGCGCGGCCGGTCTTGCCGGTGAGCTGCAGCTTCCAGGCGCTGTCCGTGCCGGCCAGGCCCTTCTGCATGATGTTGGCCTTGCCCTTCATCTGGGCCGCCGCGACGCGGACGGTGGCCGCCCAGCGGAAGTTGCGGACGCCCGGGTTCAGGTCGGGAGAGTTCGGCGCCTCGAGGATCGCGCGGGCGCACGGCGTGGTGGCCGCGCAGGCGACCGGGAAGGCGGCGTAGCGGCCGGCGCCCTCGGTGGTGATCGCCACGGTGCCGCTGTCCGCGCCGCGCACGGTCAGGCTGGAGCCCTTGCCGGACAGGTCGGAGATCTTGCCGGCGGTCGCACCGCCGTCGAAGTTGTAGCGCGCCACCAGGGCCGGCGGCGGGTTTTCCGTGGTGGCAGCCGGTGCGGCGGCCGCGGGGGCGGCCATCGCCGGAACCGTCAGGAGCGCCAGTGCGGAGAGTTTGAACAGCCTCATGTCCTGAAGATGCCTGATAATGCCGGTTTAGGGGGTAATAAACCCGACTAAGTAGATCGTACGAGTCAGAGAAGTTCCGCCGCCTCGGCGATCAGGCACACCGCGACCAGGCGCAGCAGCGGCCACCCGGCGGCGCTCCAGCCGGCCACGGTGGTCGGCGCGAAGCCCGGCTCGGGCAGCGGGCGGCGCATCCGGACGGCCGCGGCGGCGATGCTGCGGGCGTACGCCGCGAGCCCCTCCGCGTCGACCGCCCGGCCGGCGCCGAGCAGCGCCTCCCGGACCGCCGCGGCGTGCTGGTCGACGGTGGCCAGCAGGCCCGGCTCGGCGAACGCGGCCGCGAGCCCGTCCACGCCGACCCGGGCCATCATCTCGTCGAGGAACAGGTCGGCGGGAACGGCGGCGGCGGTGGCGATGGCGGCGAAGGCGGTGCTCTCGTTCGTCATGCCGAGAACCCTAGGAGGCCGGGCGGGGTCACGACAGGGGCGTAACCCAACAGCACCGCACGCGCACCGAACCGCACCCGGCGTTTACATCGGCAGGGCGTCCATCGCCTTGAAGATCCGTTTGTCCGATACCGAGTAGGCGGTGCCGAGTGCCTGGGCGAAGAAGTTGACCCGCAGTTCCTCGATCATCCAGCGGATCTCGCGCAGCCCCTCGGAGGCCGGCCCGCCGACCGGCGCCTCCGCCTTGAGCTCGCGATACTCCGTCTCGATCTCGTGGATCTGGGTGGTCAGCTGGCGGTCCCGGCCGACGCTGCCGCCGAGCCGGTCCATCCGGTAGGCGATGCCCTTGAGGTAGCGCGGCAGGTGGTGCAGCTGCCGCCAGCCGGTCTCGGTGACGAAGCCCGGATAGACCAGCGCCTTGAGCTGCTGTCGGATGTCGGCCATCGCGTGCAGCAGCGCCGGGTCCCGGGTGGTCTTGATCCGCTGCTCCACGTCGTACGCCGTGGCCAGCACCGCCTGGACCTGGGTGACGACGTTGGCGACCGCGTCGACCAGGTCCTCCCGGACGGTGTCGCGCAGCGAGGCGAACTCGACCGACGACCAGACCGGTCCCCCGGCGTCGGCGACGAGCTTGTCGACCGCCGCGCCGGCGCAGTCGTCGAGCAGGTCCGCGATCGACCGGTACGGGTTCGACCGGGACAGCTCCAGCTTGGCCCGGTTGTCCAGCCGGCCCTGCAGGAACCGGGCCGCCGGCGGCAGCGTGAGCAGCAGCAACCGCCGGGTGCCGGCCCGCATGGCGACGCGCTGCTCGGCCTCGGTCTCGAACACCTTGACGCCGATGCTGGCGCCCTCGTCGACCAGGGCCGGCCAGACGTTCACGTCGTAGCCGCCGCGGCGCTGCACGACCCGGTGCGGGATCGCCCCGAAGTCGTTGGTGGTGATCCCGGTGCGCTCCAGCGAGCCGGCCGCCCGCGAGATGGTGGCCTGCACCTTCGGCGCCAGCTGGCGGCGCAGCACCTCCAGGTCACGGCCCTCGGCGACCACCTCGCCGGCCTCGCTGACGATCCGGAAGTTCATCCGCAGGTGGTCCGGCACCTGGTCGGGCCGCCACGCGTCGCGCGGCACCACCGTGCCGGTCAGCCGGCGCAGCTCGGCGCCGATCGCGTCGGGCAGCGGGCCGCGGCGCGGCGGCACCCGGTCGAGGACCGCGCCGGCCCAGTCCGGGACCGGGACGAAGCTGGTCCGCAGCGCCTTCGGCAGCGCCCGGATCAGGGCGATCACCACGTCCTTGCGGAAGCCGGGGACCGACCAGCCGAAGTCCTCCGCGTCCACCTTGTTGATCAGGTCGAGCGGGATCCGGACGGTGACGCCGTCGGCGTGCGAGTTCGGCTCGAACTCGTACAGCAGCGGCAGTTTGATGCCGGCCGACAGCCAGGCGTCCGGGAAATTGTTCGGGTCGACCGTGTCCCGGCCGGCGTTGACGACGTCCTCCCGGGTGAACGTGAGCAGTTCCGGATCGTCCCGGTGCGCTTTCTTCCACCAGCCGTCGAAATGGCGGGAGGAGACCACGTCCGCCGGAATGCGGGCGTCGTAGAGGCCGTAGACCACCTCGTCGTCGACGACGATGTCCCGGCGCCGCGCGCGATTCTCGATCTCGGTCATCTGGCGCAGCAGCCGGCGATTGCTGTCGAAGAACTTGTGGTGGGTCTCCCAGTCCCCCTCGACCAGCGCGTGCCGGATGAACAGCTCGCGGGCGACCACCGGGTCGATCCGGCCGTACTGCACACGCCGGCGCGGGACGATCGGCAGGCCGTACAGCATGACCTTCTCGAAGGCCATCACCGCGCCCATCTTCCGATCCCAGTGCGGCTCGCTATAACTGCTCTTGACCAGGTGCGGAGCGAGTTTCTCGGCCCATTCCGGCTCGATCCGGGCGTTCACCCGGGCCCAGAGCCGGCTGGTCTCGACCAGCTCCGCCGACATCATCCATTTCGGCTGCCGCTTGAACAGCACCGAGCCGGGGAAGACCGCGAACTTCGCGCCCCGGGCGCCCAGGTATTCGCGCTTCTCCGGGTCCTTGAAACCGATGTGACTGAGCAGACCCGCGAGCAGGGCGGTATGCACCGGCTGCGGCGCGACTCCGGCGTCCCAGTCCTCTTTCAAATTCAGATCGAGGGTACGGACCACCGACCGCAACTGCGTGTAGATGTCCTGCCATTCCCGGACCCGCAGGTAGTTCAGGAATTCCGCGCGACAGAGCCGGCGGAACTGGTTCCCGGACAGTTCCTGCTGTTTCTCCCGCAGATAGCGCCACAGGTTCAGGTACGTGAAGAAGTCCGATTCCTTGTCCACGAACCGGGAGTGCTTCTCGTCGGCCTGCTGCTGCTTCTCGGTCGGCCGCTCGCGCGGGTCCTGGATCGAGAGGGCGGCCGCGATCACCATCACCTCGGCGACGCACTCCTGCTTGTCCGCCTCGATCACCATCCGGGCCAGCCGCGGGTCGACCGGGAGCTGCGCGAGCTGGCGGCCCATCGGGGTGAGCTTGCCGGCGGTCAGGGCGCCGAGCTCCTCGAGGAGCTTGATGCCGTCGGTGACGTTCCGCTTGTCCGGCGGGTCGATGAACGGGAACTTGCCGAGATCGCCGAGGCCCAGGTTGGTCATCTGCAGGATGACCGAGGCCAGGTTGGTGCGCAGGATCTCCGGCTCGGTGAACTCCGGGCGGCCGGCGAAGTCCTCCTCCGAGTAGAGCCGGATGCAGATGCCGTCCGACGTCCGGCCGCAGCGGCCCATCCGCTGGTTCGCGCTGGCCTGGGAGACCGCCTCGATCGGCAGCCGCTGCACCTTGAGGCGGTGCGAGTACCGGCTCATCCGGGCGGTGCCGGGGTCGATCACGTAGCGGATGCCGGGCACCGTCAGCGACGTCTCGGCGACGTTGGTGGCCAGCACGATCCGCCGGCCGGTGTGCCGCTCGAACACCTTGTGCTGCTCGGCGGCGGACAGCCGGCCGTAGAGCGGGACGATCTCGGTGTTGCGCAGGTTCCGCTTCTCCAGCACGTCCGCGGTGTCCCGGATGTCCCGCTCGCCGGAGAGGAAGACCAGGATGTCGCCGTCGCGCGGCAGCTCGTCGACCGCGGCCGAGATGCCCTCGGTCTGATCGATCGGCTCCTCGCGGATCTCGTCGTCGTCCAGGACCGCCGTGGTGACCAGCGGGCGGTAGCGGACCTCGACCGGGAACGTCCGGCCGGACACCTCGATCACCGGCGCCGGCTTGCCGTTCGCGTCGGCGAAGTGCTCGGCGAACCGCTGGGTCTCGATCGTCGCCGAGGTGATGATCAGCTTCAGGTCGGGCCGCCGGGGCAGCAGGTCGCGCAGGTAGCCGAGGATGAAGTCGATGTTGAGGCTGCGCTCGTGCGCCTCGTCGATGATCAGCGTGTCGTAGCGGCGCAGCATCCGGTCGGTCTGGATCTCGGCCAGCAGGATGCCGTCGGTCATCACCTTGACCAGCGTGTCGTCGCCGGACTGGTCGGTGAACCGGACCTTGTAGCCGACCGTGGTGCCGAGCGGCCGGTCCAGCTCCTCGGCGATCCGCTCGGCGACCGTGCGGGCGGCGATCCGGCGCGGCTGGGTGTGCCCGATCTGGCCGCGCACGCCGCGCCCCAGCTCGAGGCAGATCTTCGGGATCTGGGTGGTCTTGCCGGAGCCGGTCTCGCCGGCCACGACCACGACCTGGTGGTCGCGGATCGCGGCGGCGATGTCGTCCTTGCGGGCGCTGACCGGCAGGGCCGGCGGGTAGGCGATCGGGGGCACGCCGGCGGCCCGGCTCTCCCGGCGCTGCTCGGCGGCCACCACCTCGGTGACGATCTCGGCGAGGGCGGCGCTCTTCGCGTCGTCGTCGCGGATCCGTCTGGTGCCTTCGAGGCGGCGTCCGAGCCGGTGCTCGTCACGGGGAAGAAGCTGGGAGATCCGGCTGCGGAGCTCTGAAGAAGGCGATGTCGACATGGCGCGGACAAGAATAGGCGGATCCGGCCGGAACCGCCTGGTGATTAACGCCGCTCCCGGCCGGTCACTCGTGCGGCGGGTTGTCGATCAGCCACTGGTCGATCGTGTCGTCCTTGACCGCGGCGAACATCTCGGTGGCGGCCGCCATGTCCAGTTGCACGGCGGAGCCGGCCGGGGTCTTCAGGTTCGCCGAGGTGTACGGCACGGTCGCGTACCCGATGTTGCGCGGCCGGATGTCCCGCACCGCGAAGACCAGGTCCCGCAGGTCCAGGTTCTCGTCGACGGTCAGCGAGTCGGCCGCGATGCCGAGCAGCGTGTCCAGCTCCAGCGGCTTGTAGAGCAGGTTCTTGTCGGCCACCTTCTTGATCACCGACTGGACCACGAGCTGCTGGTTCTTGATCCGGCCGAAGTCGCCGCCGGGCACGTTGTAGCGCTGCCGCATGAACTCCTCGGCGATGTCGCCGTCCATGTCGTGGCAGCCCTGCTTCCACTCCCGGGTCGAGAACGTGGACTTGACGTCGTACGGCACGCAGACGTTCACGCCGTCGACCGCGTCGACCAGGTCCCGGATGCTGGCGAAGTTGGCGATCATGGCGCCGTCCAGCGGGATGCCGGTCAGTTTCCGCACCGTGGTGGCGGTGAGCGCGGCTCCCCCGTACGCGAAAGCGGCGTTGATCTTGTTCTTGCCGCCCTTCCAGGGTCCGCCGGCGGGCACCTCGACATAGCTGTCGCGCGGGATCGAGATGATCGTGGCCTTGTCCCGGCTACGGGCGATGTGCACCAGCATGATGGTGTCCGAGCGCTCGCCGATCGGGCTCTTCTCCCCCGGCTCGACGGCCCGCGAGTCGGAACCGAGCAGCAGCAGGTTCAGCGGGCCGGACGCCCAGTTCTGCTTGCTCTGCTCGGCCTCCCCGGGCGCGGCCGAGGGCAGCAGCGACGCCCGGTCCACCTTGTCGGTGTACCGGTTCACCAGGTAGTAGCCGCCACCGGCCACACCGGACGACACGACCAGCACCAGCGCCCCGAGCATGATCAGGGCCTTCTGCCAGCCCGACCGCCGCCCGAACCAGCCACGCCGCTTCGGCGCCTCCTCGGCGGTGGCCGG encodes:
- a CDS encoding PP2C family protein-serine/threonine phosphatase gives rise to the protein MTSRTPRVTTVPVATPLLLRATFDAATEAVLLCSAADDTILLANPAACALVPGLRPGDPLTAAPLPELAAAVTEGADSFRSEHHRRFLYGHRRDLDNAHYAWFLRDHTDERDRTAALEAERSRAAFLADAGRRLSASLNPRRVRRTTVELAVEHLADAAVVILPPDRRRNCAWSSAPGHPVEEGLFGEETLGDVPGLREVIDGFPPIPSRWLDASQVPGWLFPADLGPIGALLVTPLPGNAEPAGALILARTGADAVFSPADEALARVFAARAGAALSAAALYQEQVETAAVLQADLLPPALPPTEGFELAGTYQAARETMLIGGDFYEVFGPTATSEDTVIALGDVCGTGPEAAVLTGKVRQTLRALRLVGADPETMLRVLNQALTESARRQRFVTLVVGAVTRADHGRVRLELAAGGHPPPLVLRTDGTVEEVPTSGTLIGVMPHTSIHPATAELAPGELCLLYSDGLTEARGGPTGVEQFGEARLHRALADCAGLPGAVTLERLRQLVSDWVHGGTTDDIAMLAVRAHPRPPLSLRGGGANQSPYLTAARHGDRRVRPRA
- a CDS encoding B12-binding domain-containing protein, producing MTTSAASRALSDPDLSAEYLHLIGDGDEHAATELAVTLLEDGVPAQRIMVDLIGGTQGRVGELWAANEWSVAREHAATAVSERVLAAVAARVPVRPHRGRVALACVDGEWHGLPARILGELFRIDGWRVDFLGASVPGPHLITHLHQTGPDAVALSCMIPTRLPRAHAAITACRAAGVPVIAGGRGFGPGGRWAERLGADAWAGTAEEAITRLATDWPPAPAPEFPADFLGDEEYTHLVRSRPQLIETAMRRLAEAYPPVDEYDEQQLEATMEDFGHIADFLAASLYIDEPQIFLDFTAWTAAVLAARDVPAAALRAGLHLIRGQLIDFPKATATLDQALAGVKP
- a CDS encoding LamG-like jellyroll fold domain-containing protein; amino-acid sequence: MRLFKLSALALLTVPAMAAPAAAAPAATTENPPPALVARYNFDGGATAGKISDLSGKGSSLTVRGADSGTVAITTEGAGRYAAFPVACAATTPCARAILEAPNSPDLNPGVRNFRWAATVRVAAAQMKGKANIMQKGLAGTDSAWKLQLTGKTGRAQCAMTGKGTAETFTATSAKPIADGAWHKIVCERSATALGISVDGVAGKKATIPATLSVDNTMPLRIGGPNFGASSDMYHGQLDDVYIQLG
- a CDS encoding DUF6401 family natural product biosynthesis protein; amino-acid sequence: MTNESTAFAAIATAAAVPADLFLDEMMARVGVDGLAAAFAEPGLLATVDQHAAAVREALLGAGRAVDAEGLAAYARSIAAAAVRMRRPLPEPGFAPTTVAGWSAAGWPLLRLVAVCLIAEAAELL
- the hrpA gene encoding ATP-dependent RNA helicase HrpA; this translates as MSTSPSSELRSRISQLLPRDEHRLGRRLEGTRRIRDDDAKSAALAEIVTEVVAAEQRRESRAAGVPPIAYPPALPVSARKDDIAAAIRDHQVVVVAGETGSGKTTQIPKICLELGRGVRGQIGHTQPRRIAARTVAERIAEELDRPLGTTVGYKVRFTDQSGDDTLVKVMTDGILLAEIQTDRMLRRYDTLIIDEAHERSLNIDFILGYLRDLLPRRPDLKLIITSATIETQRFAEHFADANGKPAPVIEVSGRTFPVEVRYRPLVTTAVLDDDEIREEPIDQTEGISAAVDELPRDGDILVFLSGERDIRDTADVLEKRNLRNTEIVPLYGRLSAAEQHKVFERHTGRRIVLATNVAETSLTVPGIRYVIDPGTARMSRYSHRLKVQRLPIEAVSQASANQRMGRCGRTSDGICIRLYSEEDFAGRPEFTEPEILRTNLASVILQMTNLGLGDLGKFPFIDPPDKRNVTDGIKLLEELGALTAGKLTPMGRQLAQLPVDPRLARMVIEADKQECVAEVMVIAAALSIQDPRERPTEKQQQADEKHSRFVDKESDFFTYLNLWRYLREKQQELSGNQFRRLCRAEFLNYLRVREWQDIYTQLRSVVRTLDLNLKEDWDAGVAPQPVHTALLAGLLSHIGFKDPEKREYLGARGAKFAVFPGSVLFKRQPKWMMSAELVETSRLWARVNARIEPEWAEKLAPHLVKSSYSEPHWDRKMGAVMAFEKVMLYGLPIVPRRRVQYGRIDPVVARELFIRHALVEGDWETHHKFFDSNRRLLRQMTEIENRARRRDIVVDDEVVYGLYDARIPADVVSSRHFDGWWKKAHRDDPELLTFTREDVVNAGRDTVDPNNFPDAWLSAGIKLPLLYEFEPNSHADGVTVRIPLDLINKVDAEDFGWSVPGFRKDVVIALIRALPKALRTSFVPVPDWAGAVLDRVPPRRGPLPDAIGAELRRLTGTVVPRDAWRPDQVPDHLRMNFRIVSEAGEVVAEGRDLEVLRRQLAPKVQATISRAAGSLERTGITTNDFGAIPHRVVQRRGGYDVNVWPALVDEGASIGVKVFETEAEQRVAMRAGTRRLLLLTLPPAARFLQGRLDNRAKLELSRSNPYRSIADLLDDCAGAAVDKLVADAGGPVWSSVEFASLRDTVREDLVDAVANVVTQVQAVLATAYDVEQRIKTTRDPALLHAMADIRQQLKALVYPGFVTETGWRQLHHLPRYLKGIAYRMDRLGGSVGRDRQLTTQIHEIETEYRELKAEAPVGGPASEGLREIRWMIEELRVNFFAQALGTAYSVSDKRIFKAMDALPM
- a CDS encoding LCP family protein; translated protein: MNAEQDPDADPGILPATAEEAPKRRGWFGRRSGWQKALIMLGALVLVVSSGVAGGGYYLVNRYTDKVDRASLLPSAAPGEAEQSKQNWASGPLNLLLLGSDSRAVEPGEKSPIGERSDTIMLVHIARSRDKATIISIPRDSYVEVPAGGPWKGGKNKINAAFAYGGAALTATTVRKLTGIPLDGAMIANFASIRDLVDAVDGVNVCVPYDVKSTFSTREWKQGCHDMDGDIAEEFMRQRYNVPGGDFGRIKNQQLVVQSVIKKVADKNLLYKPLELDTLLGIAADSLTVDENLDLRDLVFAVRDIRPRNIGYATVPYTSANLKTPAGSAVQLDMAAATEMFAAVKDDTIDQWLIDNPPHE